The genomic segment CTCTTCTAGCTGGCAAAGTGTGTTGAAGTTGGACTTCCAGTGTTGATCGTCTTTGTTTTCATCTCACAGGCAGGTGGCATCTTAAAGCAAGGcttattttacatttttttttaaaaaaaaaaaaccatgttCATTTTTTCTTCCATGAAATCGAAgttgaatttaattaataattatgcaTAAAGTATGTTCTTGTTGGTGAACCCTTTCCTTGTTATTTTTTTCCCTATTGATGATCTGTGTTTTGCTTATTTATGTTCCACATGGTAATGAGTGTGTTCTTGTGATAAATGGTCTTGCAGTATCTTCCTCGTTATATACTATCAAAGACACAAAAATGTGATAGATTTTCATTGCTCTTCTCGGTTTTAATTGGATGGTTATACGCATTAGTTTTGACATCAAGTGGTCTGTACAACAATAAACCAATCCACACTCAAGTTAGTTGCCGTACTGATAGAGCTGGGCTTATTCAAAGAGCTCCTTGGTGAGAAAATTTAAGAGCCTATCATCTGTTGTACTGTTTCATGCACTTGATATTCTGTtagtgctctctctctctctatgaatatatttaaatatatatatatatatatatatatagcaactACACTGCTAATGGAGTGTTGCAACTATTTTAGAACTATTCTTCTGGAAGTAACTGTTTCAGAACTCGTTTTTTGCAGGGTGTATATGCCTTATCCCTTTCAATGGGGTAGCCCTACTTTTAATGCAGGTGAAGCTTTTGCAATGATGGGAGCTTCTTTTGTTTCTCTCTTTGAGGTTCGCTCCAAATTCGTTTCTTCAAAATTTAAGAAAGCTCGTAGAAGTTAAATGGTTTTCAAATCTTAAATTGAATTTATTGTGGAGTTCGTTTGCTGTATAGAACAAACCAAAGGGCGGAGGTTATGCTTTCATTATTTGCAGTCAACTGGTATTTTTTTCACTACAGCAAGATATGGAAGTGCCACACCTGTTCCACCTTCTGTAATTAGCCGAGGTGTTGGCTGGCTGGTAGGTCTAGGCTATATAAAGTCTTCATGTGTTTTCTAACTTTTCATGATTTTCTCTCCACCCTCATTTGTTTTAATGGTTTTAATTTTCAGGGTATGGGTGTTCTACTTAATGGCTTGTTCGGTTGTCTAACTGGCACTACTGCATCAGTGTATGCCTCCAAACCTCTGCTGAAATCTAAAAACATGAATTTTCTTTGTAACAATATTTTGATCACTTAAAAAGTAGGATTAAATTTGACTCCTTTTGTTCTCAATAGTGTATAAAATGGAATTTAGTATCAGCTTACTGAAACGTTCCTCCTACTAAAATGCAGTAGGAATTGCTAGGAGAGTGGTTCTTACTTCTTACAGCCATTTTGTTTCACCAAATTAGCTTCATAAAATTGCAACTTTTGTGTGTGTAGTGAAAATGCTGGTCTATTAGCACTGACAAAAGTTGGAAGCCGAAGAGTAATCCAGATTTCAGCAGGTTTCATGCTTTTCTTCTCCATATTTGGTATGACAGTTCATCTTTGGTTTAGAGTCATTAAATCCGCAAGAGTTTGTGTTCACTTTTATTTTATCTGCCACAAGATTGTGCAATTTCATAGAAAGGTGGAAATTGAAGCCAATACAGTCACATCTTGACGAACTATTTCTCTTCTGTGACTGGCTATTGCTATATCATTCCACTTTATATTTCTTTAAGAGATACTCATAATACTCAATTTATGCCTCTAAACCAGGAAAGTTTGGAGCACTTTTCGCTTCAATTCCTATGCCTATTATAGCAGCATCATATTGTGTTTTATTTGGCTATGTTGGTATGTACTTAGGTTTCTTCAGTCCTTGACATTCTCTATTTATCTTATTCTTTCGTTTCTAAACAGGTGACCTAATTTCATACTCATGATCTGTTATTTTGGTGGCAGCTTCCACTGGTTTCGGTTTTCTCCAGTTCTGCAACTTGAATAGTTTTAGGACAAAATTCATATTGGGCTTCTCTTTCTTCATGGGAGTTTCAGTACCACAATATTTCAGGGAATATTATCACACAGAATCCTATTCTGGGAAAGAGCACCAACCTGCTGGATGGGTGAGCTTTCTGAACCATAACATAATGTAATCCCTTATATTCCAACACTTTTTTTCCCTTTTATGTGTAATATATCCACCACTGACCTTTTTAACTAAACTTCTTGCCTTTCCAGTTTAATGATATAGTGATGGTCATCTTTATGTCTCATACCACGGTGGCTGCTTTGGTTGCTTTGATCTTGGATTGTTCACTATCTCGAGAAAATGATTCGACAAGAAAAGACAGTGGCTTGCATTGGTGGGAGAAGTTCAGCTTATATGGTTCAGATGTCAGGAATGATGAATTCTATGCATTGCCATTCAAGTTGGATAAGCTTTTCCCAGCCctttaaaccttttttttttttcctttctctttgCAAATTCTCTCTGAAACTGAGAAGTCCCTCCCACTGCTTCATTAATTATAGTCCAATAAGGGGAAGCATAAATGAGACATTCACTTTGCTTGACTATAGTTTATgcacttttctttcttttacacaCTATTCCATTGCAGCTAAAGCTTACACCTTTCATGAGGAGAAGATCTAATTAAAAAATTCAGCatttgtttttattctttttgttACATAAGTGAAAGAACAAAATGCATCGAGAAAGAAGAGCATGAAGAGGTTTCTTTCACGATGGTATAATGATTTTAGATAGCATGAGTTTTTTAATCTATTAATATTAGCAAGGCATTATTTTCTTTGGTCAAGAACATGGTGATTGAGTTGGATTTCAACACTCAAATCTGGGAAACGATTTTAACTTACATTGCACATACCAAACCAACAGCAGGCTTAAATTACAAGTTCTATTGGTTCGTTTGGTCCGGCCAAAAAAAGATAGCTAACATAGAAACGAATGTTTTCCTCTGCAACCATAAAAACTGTCGTGTGTTAATTTGGAATAGCTGGGAAGATTCcaaattagtatttatttattttctctggGTGTTGTACCAACGTATTCTAGCTTAGTACTATTAGAAGAGCAGTTTCTAAACCATTGATGAATGACTTGAAAAGAGAATAATTTCAAGTATTTTTTAGTCTCACCACGTGATTGTTCAGCAATCATCAGGTTTGATACGGTGAATCCTCCACCATCATAAATGGCTACCCTGACATTTATATATCAACTATGACATCATAACCCAGTTTGGAAAGCTTGAAAATTTTACTTTCACCAAACACTACAGCCAATTCTACAAGATCTCAACCATAAGCTGTATATAAATGTGTACATAATACATCAAGCAAACTCAACCCCCAACATCTATTCCcagctgtattttttttttttttttttgcatttgttATTAAAGTTGGTTTTCGTCATACATTTCTGGATTGATCAAATTACATTTTCCAAAATCATATcaatcataacatcatcataagcTAGAGCTAGCTAGCAAAACCCAATACTctgattaaaataatataaagcaAAAGACATGTAAAATCATTGGCTTTGTCAGCATATCAAAACCGTAGATAGCTTTCCCACGCAAGCAAAAGTGCTAGCCTAGCTTGCTGACATGTAAAGTGCCATTCAAGTTAAGGTCTTCCCTTGTAACTACACAACATGCTTCATCTAATTGACATCGGTTGGGTTAACAGAATGAAAACTATTTTTTTCCATTCCTTGATTGTTTGGTGATTTTATAAAGCATTAGAATGTCATTAtaatttaatgattttttttatttattttggtggaATGACAAAAATGAGAGGAAATGTCATTtcaatacataattaaaaaaaaatactcatattaaattttatttcattCCATTCATATTCTCATTACTATTTTTATTCTTATTTCATTGTTTTAATTACTCccaattaaacatacacaaaGAGTTTTGAGAAATTATTATATTCTCTCTCCCTCTGTCCTTTGTGGGGGTAAACACAAGCTCAATTTTGGAAAGCACCAAACATCataatttcacagagttttttttttttttttctttgttaggTGTTTAGACTATTCACTTCCATTCCTTTGCTGGTTAATTTTGAATCATATACTCGTTTCATTGGCTATGAATTTATacttcttttattattattattattatttaaataacatTAGATAAATGAGAAGCAAATAATTTAAGTTGTTGGTATAGTGACAGTCACTACAAGATATCAGCAGCGACGCATGTCGCCGCTGTTAGTGCGACCTTTCGCCGCTGATATTAATCAGAGGCAACACGTCGCTGCATATAAGTCATGCCTAAAAGCCCTTAACAACGGTGACATGTCACCTCGTCGTTGAAAGACACTATCAGTGGCGACACGCTGTCGTTGGTAATAGGTAAGAAGTCATCGTAGATTTGTGTCGATGTGGCTTGTGCCACAAAAATATTAGCGGCGACATGGTGAATATTAGGAGCGAattgtgtcgcccctaatatatattttcttttttaaaaaaaattattttttcaataatgaaatataaataattgaaaattaaaatattacaaaacatccataattataaaatatagtcACTACATccataatcataaaatgtaacAACAATATCCATAATTATCTATTAATAAAATGTAGCCATTACAattgttgtccgtattttcacctcTGTCACGTGGCAACCCCCAATGACTCGCTCGGACGTTCATAGACATCGTCGGGGTATGTTACTGCCCGAGGGGTCCTCCTAGGTGAGACTGCCTTTGACAGTGGGCCATGGGTGCCTTAGTAGATTACTTCCCAAGGTTCGTCCTCGGAGCTGGAGGTTCTCCAGCTCAGGCAATTAAGGCGAAGGCTCTCGTCCCCCAGTCATCTCCTAGGTCCGAGGTTCTGGTTCTCAGACCTAAGATAGGGCGCAATGTGTTAGCAAATGTGGTTTGCAGAGTTAGAGGATTTTTTGGCAACCTTTATGGGCGACCCGTCAATAGTGTTGTCAAGTGTACGACTCAACAATTCACACTCTCACTACGCCTTCTAacatggaggtacttacagcATGCCTTGACAGTACTAGGgggatgttccccataaagtaggtacctttctgcagtgggccctgcaaatctcgcttgggccatgatctctattcaatgcagcctaATGCATTGAATAAGTATTAATCCCctaataatgggaagaatgtgtattaatttttgatgattaatattaattatcTCATCATTTATAAATAGAGCtgagagtctcattgtaaagggtttagtattttagagagaaaaagaccTTGTACTCGAAGCAACCTAAACAATGCCTGAGAATACTCCATTGAAGCCTGCCCCCACAAGCTTCCAAACCTTTTTTAATactagagactcatggactagggttcttttataacctgaaccacgtaaaaatccttgtgttatATTCGCTTATTTTTGTAATCTCTCTTCTTAGGGTTGATttcgaaaaaggcagtcaacattttggtgttttcattgagagcttgaagaaagcatttgaaaCACTCACAGCCATGGTAACTACACGAAGAAATGTTACAGATGATGTGCTCCCTTCTACTGGAGTTGAAGGAGGAGAACCTATTCGGCAACCATCTGCAGACGtgcctgagatgatggaggactacgACGAATAAGCTGAGTATGACGGCCAAGATAATGGTGTCGACCAAGGGTgttatgaggaagaataccctcagcCCATGGAAGCGGAAGAGACACCAGAGGTGGTGGTGCTCCGTGAGTAGGTGGCCACCCAAAAACAAAAGATCGATGCTCAAGAGGGTAATATCGCCGCCCTACAGGAGATGGTACTTGCCATGGAGGCTACTTTGGCATCCCAAGGGCTGCGACCCCAATGGAAACGTCCTTGCTGGGTACCCTACTAgcgtgccacctgtgcacccCGTTGGAGTGCCACCTATCAATGCCGCTAAAGTGCCTCCCGAGCACCCAACTGCGGAGGCTCGCAATCCGCCAGCTGGGGTGCCCACCGAGCACCCAGCAGGAGTAGGGACCCCGAGGCCATTGCAGGACCGTGGCAAGGGAAAGGCTAACGGTAATCCCATCCCAAAGCAGAAGAGGGCTCGTCAAGAACCCCGAGGCCACCAGGTTCCTCAGCAGGCTGGCAGAGGTAATGACCCAGGGCCCCGAGGGCACCGCTAGGCATTCAGCGCTTGTGGAGCTCGGGGCATTTCGCCCCGATGCGCCCATATGGATCGCGCGAGGCCTGGAGATGGTGTCCCCTCGGGACCTAACAACCCCATTAGAGAGTAACAAGCCCGAGGAACAAACATGGCAGCGTACTTGGAAAAGGTTCAAGCAGTGCTGCATAATTTCCAAAGATTCACTATTCAGCAAGCAAAAGTCCAATGTGGATGCCCTGGCTAAACTGGCCACGACCAAAGATGATGAGttaatcaatgtggtccccattgactacttggaGTCTCCGAGTATCTCGGATCCAGAAGAGGTGGAGTCAATACAAcaccaagatgggtggatggagttAATAGTTAAATACCTCATCTCCAGGGATTTGCCCCAAGATAAGAAGGCAGCTCGGAAGTTGCTGTACCAAGTACTGAGGTACATAATCATGGAAAGTAGGCTATATAGGTGAGGTTATTCTTCTCCCTTGCTTCGATGCGTATCCAAGTAAGAGGTCGATTTAATACTACGAGAGGTAGACGagggtttctgtggagatcacgctggggggcagagcctctccaagaagatcttaaggcaagggtatttatggcccaccatgaatggagacgtgatggattacgtcaagaaatgtgacaaatgctagCGCTTCGCCAATATCCCCCGAGaacctccaaatgagcttacgcaGATGACCAGTCCATGGCCTTTTTCCATCTGGAGCATCGACCTTATTGGGTCCCTGCCTATAGGGAAGGGAGggggtgaaatatgccatagtggtcgttgactacttcacgaagtgggttgaggccgagccgctcgctacaatcacctccaaaaaggctttggaTTTCGTCATTAAGAACATCATTTACCGATATGGGcttccgaggaagatagtctctaaCAACGGATTGCAGTTCGACAGTGAAGTGTTCACGGACTTctatcaagagcttctcttctgTGGCCCATCCGGAAgccaatggccaagtggaagcagttaacaagacatTCAAGTTCACTTGGAAGAAAAGGCTGGAACGAGCAAAAGGAGCTTGGCCCGAagagctgcctagggcattgtggaccTACCACACCGCTGCCCAGACCTCCACCGGCCATTCTCCCTTCCCTTTGGCCTACGaatatgaggctatgctcccagttgaagcagcaatctccacacatggacgggatacgtatgatccaaccacgaaccatgctttacttTGGGAGTCCCTGTACCTCGTGGAGGAGCTACGCGAAGCTTCTCAGCTGCGAGTAGTGTcctattttaactccaaagtgaaagatagaaaatttggggtcggagatctggtgttgagaagtgccttcttagccacccgagatccCGGTGCAAGAGtgctgggaccaaactgggagggcccataccaagtcgagagtgtTGTATGTTCGGGAACATACAAATTAGCCTGACTTAGTGGGGAGCTGATTCCTCACGCCTGGAATGCCGAGCATCTTCGCCGGTATTACTAGTAATATGAGCAGTAAACATTGTCCATTTCTGTAAATCCCCCTGTAGCCTTCGGGCACAtgtaatggaaaccgtgtatacAAAACACAGTAAGAAATTTATTGTCTACTTTATGTTCTTTGGTTTCCTTTATATTCTATCAATGCAATGTACGAGCACCTGCTCGCCTGGACAAGTGACCGTAGattagtctccgatcacttgggggcatggagttaggccAGCACTACGCCTCACAAGGAACaacctaggaaactaaacttgTCAAATGTCAAGAGTAAGCCTAGCGTCGCCATCCCGAGAATAGAAAATCCTAGAAAACTAGTTGAGTCTAGCCTAG from the Humulus lupulus chromosome X, drHumLupu1.1, whole genome shotgun sequence genome contains:
- the LOC133804087 gene encoding putative nucleobase-ascorbate transporter 10 isoform X2, with protein sequence MAAEFQPHPLKEQLPGVQYCVNSPPPWRLSTFFQSLFGTRLPTVVVGSYTYVIPTTSILLSTRYNTIPDPEERFVQTMRGVQGALIITACFQIVMGFLGLWRNVVRFLSPLSVVPVITFAGLSLYRLGFPTLAKCVEVGLPVLIVFVFISQYLPRYILSKTQKCDRFSLLFSVLIGWLYALVLTSSGLYNNKPIHTQVSCRTDRAGLIQRAPWVYMPYPFQWGSPTFNAGEAFAMMGASFVSLFESTGIFFTTARYGSATPVPPSVISRGVGWLGMGVLLNGLFGCLTGTTASVENAGLLALTKVGSRRVIQISAGFMLFFSIFGKFGALFASIPMPIIAASYCVLFGYVASTGFGFLQFCNLNSFRTKFILGFSFFMGVSVPQYFREYYHTESYSGKEHQPAGWFNDIVMVIFMSHTTVAALVALILDCSLSRENDSTRKDSGLHWWEKFSLYGSDVRNDEFYALPFKLDKLFPAL
- the LOC133804087 gene encoding putative nucleobase-ascorbate transporter 10 isoform X1, translating into MAAEFQPHPLKEQLPGVQYCVNSPPPWPEAVVLGLQHYLLSLGITVLISSMIVPQMGGGDAEKAKVIQTYLFVSGLSTFFQSLFGTRLPTVVVGSYTYVIPTTSILLSTRYNTIPDPEERFVQTMRGVQGALIITACFQIVMGFLGLWRNVVRFLSPLSVVPVITFAGLSLYRLGFPTLAKCVEVGLPVLIVFVFISQYLPRYILSKTQKCDRFSLLFSVLIGWLYALVLTSSGLYNNKPIHTQVSCRTDRAGLIQRAPWVYMPYPFQWGSPTFNAGEAFAMMGASFVSLFESTGIFFTTARYGSATPVPPSVISRGVGWLGMGVLLNGLFGCLTGTTASVENAGLLALTKVGSRRVIQISAGFMLFFSIFGKFGALFASIPMPIIAASYCVLFGYVASTGFGFLQFCNLNSFRTKFILGFSFFMGVSVPQYFREYYHTESYSGKEHQPAGWFNDIVMVIFMSHTTVAALVALILDCSLSRENDSTRKDSGLHWWEKFSLYGSDVRNDEFYALPFKLDKLFPAL